Part of the Methylophaga nitratireducenticrescens genome is shown below.
TGGCGATAGGTCCGATTTGTTCGGCTACCCATGCTCTTAATTCATTAGTCATGTCTTCATCAACGCCGCCTTCAGGACGTTCGCCTTTTAAAACGACATAAGCAAATACCGACTCACCTTTAACTTCATGCGGTTTACCGACTACTGCAGCCTCAGCAACAGATTCATGAGCAACTAATGCCGATTCAATTTCCATGGTACCAAGACGGTGACCTGAAACATTTAGCACATCATCAATACGCCCCATGATCCAGAAGTATCCTTCCTCATCAATACGAGCACTGTCACCCGCCAAATAGTATTTGCCATCGAAATAGGGCCAATAAGTATCTTTATAACGTTGATCATCTCCCCAGATAGTTTGAATCATGGCCGGCCAGGGTTTGCGAATCACCAGAAAACCGCCTTGATTGGGACCAAGCGCTTCTCCTTGTTCATTGACCACTGCCGCATCAATACCGGGCAGGGCACGAGTGCATGAACCTGGTTTGGTGACTGTAACGGCGGGAACTGGCGCAATCATATGAGCTCCAGTTTCTGTCTGCCACCAGGTATCTACAATCGGACAACGTTCCTGACCAATAACCCTGTGATACCACATCCAGGCTTCTGGATTGATTGGCTCACCGACTGTGCCCAATAAACGCAGATGGGAGAGATCATAGCGCTGTGGAATTTCATCGCCTGCTTTCATCAAGGCACGAATCGCTGTTGGAGCGGTATAGAAAATAGTGACATGATGACGTGCACAGACATCCCAAAAACGTCCAGCATCCGGCACAGTTGGCACACCTTCATAAATGATCATTGTCGCGCCGACCGCCAAAGGCCCATAAGCAACATAAGTATGACCGGTAACCCAGCCAACATCTGCAGTACACCAGAAAACATCCTTTTCCTGAATATCAAACACCCAGCGCATGGTGTTAATGGCATTCAAAAGGTAACCGGCTGATGAATGTTGAATACCTTTTGGTTTACCAGTCGAGCCAGATGTGTAGAGTAAAAAGAGCGGATCCGAAGCATTCATTGGTTCGGGTTCACATTCTGCTGATTGCTCCTGTTCAGCATCATGCCACCAGATATCCCGGCCATCCTGCATGTTTATATCATTATTACAACGTTGAAAAACGATAACGGTTTCAACACTCTTGCAGCCTTTGCTCAATGCCTGATCAGCAGTATTTTTTAGCGGAATAATTTTGCCACCACGATGTCCGCCATCGGCTGTAATGACCAGTTTAGCCTGTGTATCTTCAACGCGGTCTTTCAATGCTTCAGCTGAAAAACCACCAAAGACCACTGAATGGATAGCACCAATTCGCGCACATGCCTGCATTGCGACTACGGCTTCAGTAACCATCGGCATATAAATAATGACGCGATCACCTTTTTTAATACCTTGTTTTTTTAACGCATTAGCAAACACGCAGACTTTCTCGTAAAGCACTTGATAAGTAATGTGTTGGATATCGCCGGGTTCACCTTCAAAAATAATGGCAGTCTTGTTTGCGTTATCTTTTAATTGTCTATCAAGGCAGTTATATGAAACATTCAATTCACCGTCAGCAAACCATTTATAAAAAGGGGCATTGCTGTCATCCAATGTTTTACTGAAAGGCTTAATCCAATCGAGTTCCTGTTTCGCCAAATCACCCCAAAATGCCTCATAATCCTCTGATGCTTTAACATAAAGTGCATCAAGCTTTTTATGATTTAACGCAGAATTTTTACAAAAGCTTTCACTCGGAGGGAAATGCCGATTTTCATGAAGAGTTGATTCAATATTATTCTGAGCCATAAATACCTAACCTTATAATTCTCTCTTTTTGTTTTTTGAGTATAGCCCGCCGCCACAGTTAAAAGTAGTCAGCATACAATAAAAAACTCTCCCGAAAGCAAAGCTTAGGGGAGAGTTAGGTTGTTAGAACGGGGTTTTAGAAGAAACCGAGAGGACTGGTGCTGTAACTGACCAATAGATTTTTGGTTTGTTGATAGTGTTCCAGAGCAATTTTATGGGTTTCACGACCCACACCGGATTTTTTATAACCACCAAATGCAGCATGAGCAGGGTAATGATGGTAGCAGTTAGTCCAAACGCGACCGGCTTGAATAGCGCGGCCCATACGATAGGCCAGATTCATATCCCGGGTCCATAAACCGGCGCCCAGACCAAATTCGGTGTCGTTGGCAATTTCCAGTGCTTCAGCTTCATCTTTAAAAGTGGTCACTGAGACGACAGGTCCAAAAATTTCTTCCTGGAAAATACGCATTTTGTTATGGCCTTTCATCAACGTTGGTTCGATATAAAAACCATTATTGAATTCAGGACCTAATTGTTCTACACCACCACCCATTAGCAGTTGAGCGCCTTCCTGTTTACCAATTTCAACATAGCTGAGGATTTTGTCGAACTGCTCCTGTGATGCCTGTGCGCCAACTTGGGTTTCGGTATCAAGCGGGTTACCACGCTTGATCAGCTTGGCACGTTCCATGACCACAGCAATGAATTCGTCGTAGATGCTTTCCTGGATAACAGCACGGGAAGGACAGGTACAAACTTCACCCTGGTTGAAAAACGCCAGTACCATGCCTTCAGCACATTTATTAATGTAATCCTGTTCTTGCTGCATGATGTCTTCAAAGAAAACGTTTGGTGATTTACCGCCCAGTTCTACTGTTGAAGGAATAATGTTTTCAGCTGCGTATTTCATGATCAACGAGCCAACAGGTGTTGAGCCAGTAAATGCAATTTTGGCAATACGTTTGCTAGTACCGAGCGCTTGACCAGCTTCGCGGCCAAAACCATTAACAATATTTAATGTTCCGGCAGGCAATATGTCTGCAATCAATTCTGCAAGAATCAGGATTGACACCGGTGTTTGTTCAGCCGGTTTCATAACAATGCAGTTGCCTGCAGCTAAAGCCGGCGCCAGTTTCCATGCTGCCATTAATAATGGGAAGTTCCACGGAATGATTTGACCGACTACGCCTAGCGGTTCGTGGAAATGATAGGCCACAGTATTTTCATCAATTTCACCCATGGTGCCATCCTGTGCACGCAAGCAACCAGCGAAATAACGAAAATGATCAGCTGCTAAAGGAATATCGGCATTCAATGTTTCACGGACAGCTTTACCGTTATCCCATGTTTCAGCAACGGCCAGTTTTTCAAGATTCGCTTCAATACGATCTGCAATTTTTAACAGGATATTACTGCGATCCTGTACAGAGGTTTTACCCCATGCCTCACGTGCTGCATGTGCGGCATCCAGAGCCAATTCGATATCGGCTTCACCTGAGCGAGGTATTTCACAAATTACTTCGCCGGTTACTGGAGTGATGTTATTAAAGTATTCGCCTTTAACAGGGGCAATCCACTCACCACCAATAAAATTTTCATAACGTGGTTTAAATGAGATCACTGACTCTGGTGTTCCTGGTTTTGCGTAAATCATAATTCTCTCTCTTGTTGTTGGGATGTTTTCAAATATCCAGCATAAGACCTATAGTAAATAAACTACTTGACTCGTATTCTTAATTACTTGACTGTCAGTCCATAGATGACAAAAAAGTTAACACAATGTTCAATAATCTTGCTATCAATGTGTAAAAATCCCGGCAAGTGTGATGAATAAATATTACGGCAAAAAGTTCAATCACTTGACTAAAAGTCATTAACGGTCACACAATCAAACATTATTTATCAATGGTTATATTATGG
Proteins encoded:
- the acs gene encoding acetate--CoA ligase produces the protein MAQNNIESTLHENRHFPPSESFCKNSALNHKKLDALYVKASEDYEAFWGDLAKQELDWIKPFSKTLDDSNAPFYKWFADGELNVSYNCLDRQLKDNANKTAIIFEGEPGDIQHITYQVLYEKVCVFANALKKQGIKKGDRVIIYMPMVTEAVVAMQACARIGAIHSVVFGGFSAEALKDRVEDTQAKLVITADGGHRGGKIIPLKNTADQALSKGCKSVETVIVFQRCNNDINMQDGRDIWWHDAEQEQSAECEPEPMNASDPLFLLYTSGSTGKPKGIQHSSAGYLLNAINTMRWVFDIQEKDVFWCTADVGWVTGHTYVAYGPLAVGATMIIYEGVPTVPDAGRFWDVCARHHVTIFYTAPTAIRALMKAGDEIPQRYDLSHLRLLGTVGEPINPEAWMWYHRVIGQERCPIVDTWWQTETGAHMIAPVPAVTVTKPGSCTRALPGIDAAVVNEQGEALGPNQGGFLVIRKPWPAMIQTIWGDDQRYKDTYWPYFDGKYYLAGDSARIDEEGYFWIMGRIDDVLNVSGHRLGTMEIESALVAHESVAEAAVVGKPHEVKGESVFAYVVLKGERPEGGVDEDMTNELRAWVAEQIGPIAKPDEIRYSDNLPKTRSGKIMRRLLRAIAKGEEITQDTSTLENEGILLQLQGKA
- the exaC gene encoding acetaldehyde dehydrogenase ExaC — encoded protein: MIYAKPGTPESVISFKPRYENFIGGEWIAPVKGEYFNNITPVTGEVICEIPRSGEADIELALDAAHAAREAWGKTSVQDRSNILLKIADRIEANLEKLAVAETWDNGKAVRETLNADIPLAADHFRYFAGCLRAQDGTMGEIDENTVAYHFHEPLGVVGQIIPWNFPLLMAAWKLAPALAAGNCIVMKPAEQTPVSILILAELIADILPAGTLNIVNGFGREAGQALGTSKRIAKIAFTGSTPVGSLIMKYAAENIIPSTVELGGKSPNVFFEDIMQQEQDYINKCAEGMVLAFFNQGEVCTCPSRAVIQESIYDEFIAVVMERAKLIKRGNPLDTETQVGAQASQEQFDKILSYVEIGKQEGAQLLMGGGVEQLGPEFNNGFYIEPTLMKGHNKMRIFQEEIFGPVVSVTTFKDEAEALEIANDTEFGLGAGLWTRDMNLAYRMGRAIQAGRVWTNCYHHYPAHAAFGGYKKSGVGRETHKIALEHYQQTKNLLVSYSTSPLGFF